A single region of the Pseudomonas solani genome encodes:
- the pnuC gene encoding nicotinamide riboside transporter PnuC, translating into MSPLELFAAAIGVLAVWLTTRQNRWCWPIGLVMVLIYAWIFFEVKLYSDMLLQMIYAVLQLYGWWQWTRGGDRHEGREVTRLARNGLLLGLALGTAGALSLGYLMATHTDAAAPWLDAALTAFSLVAQVWMAQKRLECWALWIVVDVIFVGLFISKALYLTAALYVLFTLLAVHGWRQWRQPQASPA; encoded by the coding sequence GTGTCGCCACTTGAACTCTTCGCCGCCGCGATCGGCGTGCTGGCCGTCTGGCTCACCACCCGGCAGAACCGCTGGTGCTGGCCCATCGGCCTGGTCATGGTGCTGATCTATGCCTGGATCTTCTTCGAGGTGAAGCTCTACTCCGACATGCTGTTGCAGATGATCTACGCCGTGCTGCAGCTGTATGGCTGGTGGCAGTGGACCCGAGGCGGAGATCGCCACGAGGGCCGCGAGGTGACGCGCCTGGCACGCAACGGCCTGCTGCTGGGCCTGGCCCTTGGCACCGCCGGCGCCTTGAGCCTGGGCTACCTGATGGCCACCCACACCGACGCCGCCGCGCCCTGGCTGGACGCCGCCCTCACCGCCTTCAGCCTGGTGGCCCAGGTCTGGATGGCACAGAAGCGCCTGGAGTGCTGGGCGCTGTGGATAGTGGTGGACGTGATCTTCGTCGGCCTGTTCATCAGCAAGGCGCTGTACCTGACCGCCGCGCTCTATGTGCTGTTCACCCTGCTGGCCGTGCACGGCTGGCGCCAATGGCGACAGCCGCAGGCGAGCCCGGCATGA
- a CDS encoding AAA family ATPase, giving the protein MKVVVLAGPESSGKSWLASELQARFGGEVVSEYVRDFIDEQRRDTCYADIPTIARGQLQREDAARARRPALLILDTHLLSNMLWSRTLFGDCPAWLETELLARHYDLHLLLRPEGVEWLGDGQRCQPELSERQAFFSASQDWLVANGQRFEVLGGDWQERQRLALAAVERLLAG; this is encoded by the coding sequence ATGAAGGTGGTGGTGCTGGCAGGGCCGGAATCCAGCGGCAAGAGCTGGCTGGCGAGTGAGTTACAAGCACGCTTCGGCGGCGAGGTGGTCAGTGAGTACGTGCGTGATTTCATCGATGAGCAGCGCCGCGACACCTGCTACGCCGACATCCCCACCATTGCCCGGGGCCAGTTGCAGCGCGAGGACGCGGCCCGCGCCCGGCGTCCTGCCCTGCTGATCCTCGACACCCACCTGCTGAGCAACATGCTCTGGAGCCGCACCCTGTTCGGCGACTGCCCCGCCTGGCTGGAGACTGAGTTGCTGGCACGGCACTACGACCTGCACCTGCTGCTGCGCCCTGAAGGGGTGGAGTGGCTGGGCGATGGCCAGCGCTGCCAGCCGGAGCTGAGCGAACGCCAGGCCTTCTTCAGCGCCAGCCAGGACTGGCTGGTGGCCAACGGGCAGCGCTTCGAGGTGTTGGGCGGTGACTGGCAGGAGCGCCAGCGCCTGGCCCTGGCGGCGGTGGAGCGATTGCTGGCGGGCTAG
- a CDS encoding sensor histidine kinase produces MRSIQRQLSIGLVTLLLVVGLLLAQVSLWLFDDGLRRHLEGNLRSEAESLLAALVRGPNGIQLDEQKLNPVHQQPYSGRYFLIRIDDKPWRSRSLWDAELAMPERPGLTAELLPGPNDQQLLTYRGDYRRFGRQVSIAVAQDYTPILDSFRRVQWTGVALGAAALLLVLALQRYTVRRALRPLERVRRQIAQLQQGQRSELDARVPLELEPLVGQVNHLLAHTEDTLRRSRNALGNLGHALKTPLAVLVSLESRDELRAHPELRATLAEQLEQIQQRLARELGRARLAGEALPGAHFDCDAELPGLFNTLSMIHDSQLDLDWDAAAGLRLPWDREDLLELLGNLLDNACKWAETQVLLSISVQAGGYRLSVDDDGPGIAEEQRESVLDRGSRLDEQVAGHGLGLGIVRDIVDAWGGSIRLLESPLGGLRVLVELPAPAARA; encoded by the coding sequence GTGAGGTCCATCCAGCGCCAGCTCAGCATCGGTCTGGTGACCCTGCTGCTGGTGGTCGGGCTGCTGCTGGCCCAGGTCAGCCTGTGGCTGTTCGACGACGGCCTGCGCCGCCACCTGGAAGGCAACCTGCGCAGCGAGGCGGAAAGCCTGCTGGCCGCCCTGGTGCGCGGGCCCAACGGCATCCAGCTGGACGAACAGAAGCTCAACCCGGTGCACCAGCAGCCCTATTCGGGGCGCTACTTCCTGATCCGCATCGATGACAAACCCTGGCGCTCGCGCTCCCTCTGGGATGCTGAGCTCGCCATGCCCGAGCGGCCCGGCCTCACCGCCGAGCTGCTGCCCGGCCCCAACGACCAGCAGTTGCTGACCTATCGTGGTGACTACCGCCGCTTCGGCCGCCAGGTGAGCATCGCCGTGGCTCAGGACTACACGCCCATCCTCGACAGCTTCCGTCGCGTGCAGTGGACGGGCGTCGCCCTGGGCGCTGCCGCCTTGCTGCTGGTGCTCGCCCTGCAGCGCTATACCGTGCGCCGCGCCCTGCGCCCGCTGGAGCGGGTGCGCCGGCAGATCGCCCAGCTGCAACAGGGCCAGCGCAGCGAGCTGGATGCCCGCGTGCCCCTGGAGCTGGAGCCGCTGGTGGGCCAGGTCAACCACCTGCTGGCCCACACCGAAGACACCCTGCGCCGCTCGCGCAACGCCCTGGGCAACCTGGGCCACGCGTTGAAGACACCCCTGGCGGTGCTGGTCAGCCTGGAGTCCCGCGACGAGCTGCGCGCGCACCCGGAGCTGCGCGCCACCCTGGCCGAGCAGCTGGAGCAGATCCAGCAACGCCTGGCCCGTGAGCTAGGCCGCGCGCGCCTGGCCGGGGAAGCGCTGCCGGGTGCGCATTTCGATTGCGATGCGGAGTTGCCGGGGCTGTTCAACACCCTGTCGATGATCCATGACAGCCAGCTCGACCTGGACTGGGACGCCGCCGCCGGGCTGCGCCTGCCCTGGGACCGCGAAGACCTGCTGGAGCTGCTGGGCAACCTGCTGGACAACGCCTGCAAATGGGCTGAGACCCAGGTGCTGCTGTCCATCTCCGTGCAGGCCGGCGGCTACCGCCTGAGCGTGGACGACGACGGTCCCGGCATCGCCGAGGAGCAGCGCGAATCGGTGCTGGACAGGGGCTCGCGGCTGGACGAGCAGGTCGCCGGCCACGGGTTGGGGCTGGGTATCGTGCGGGACATCGTCGACGCCTGGGGCGGCAGCATCCGTTTGCTGGAAAGCCCCCTCGGTGGGCTGCGTGTGCTGGTGGAACTGCCGGCGCCGGCTGCTCGCGCCTAG
- a CDS encoding response regulator transcription factor — protein MRLLLVEDHVPLADELLAGLGRQGYAVDWLADGRDAAHQGASEPYDLIVLDLGLPGRPGLDVLREWRAGGLATPVLILTARDSWAERIEGLKAGADDYLTKPFHPEELALRIQSLLRRARGLANQPHLEAAGLQLDEGRQCVTRGGEEVDLTAAEFRLLRYFMLHPGQLLSKSHLAEHLYDGETERDSNVIEVHVNHLRRKLGRTVIETRRGQGYRFTGATE, from the coding sequence ATGCGCCTGCTGCTGGTTGAGGATCACGTACCCCTGGCGGACGAACTGCTGGCCGGGCTCGGCCGCCAGGGCTACGCGGTGGATTGGCTGGCCGACGGCCGCGACGCCGCCCACCAGGGCGCCAGCGAGCCCTATGACCTGATCGTGCTGGACCTCGGGCTGCCCGGGCGCCCCGGCCTCGACGTGCTGCGCGAGTGGCGTGCCGGCGGCCTGGCCACGCCGGTGCTGATCCTCACCGCGCGGGACTCCTGGGCCGAGCGTATCGAAGGCCTCAAGGCCGGTGCCGACGACTACCTGACCAAGCCCTTCCACCCGGAGGAACTGGCCCTGCGCATCCAGTCGCTGTTGCGCCGCGCCCGCGGCCTGGCCAACCAGCCGCACCTGGAAGCGGCCGGCCTGCAGCTGGACGAGGGGCGCCAATGCGTCACCCGGGGCGGCGAAGAGGTGGACCTGACCGCCGCCGAGTTCCGCCTGCTGCGCTACTTCATGCTCCACCCCGGCCAGTTGCTGTCCAAGAGCCACCTGGCTGAGCACCTCTACGACGGCGAGACCGAGCGTGATTCCAACGTCATCGAGGTCCACGTCAACCACCTGCGGCGCAAGCTCGGCCGCACCGTGATCGAAACCCGCCGAGGCCAGGGGTACCGCTTTACTGGTGCCACCGAGTGA
- a CDS encoding PepSY domain-containing protein → MRLIMRYSGIVALVLAVFALEAVARDLDQDEALKLREEGVIMPLEQLLHRALGLYPGARLLEAELEEEDDVYVYEVELLTTDGVVRELELDARDGRILKDEEDD, encoded by the coding sequence ATGCGACTGATCATGCGCTACAGCGGCATCGTCGCCCTGGTCCTGGCGGTCTTCGCCCTCGAAGCGGTCGCCCGTGACCTGGACCAGGACGAAGCCCTGAAGCTCCGCGAGGAAGGCGTGATCATGCCCCTCGAGCAACTGCTGCACCGAGCCCTGGGGTTGTACCCCGGGGCTCGCTTGTTGGAAGCGGAGCTGGAAGAGGAAGACGATGTCTATGTCTACGAAGTCGAGCTGCTGACCACCGACGGCGTGGTGCGGGAACTGGAACTGGATGCCCGCGACGGTCGCATCCTGAAGGACGAGGAAGATGACTGA
- a CDS encoding PepSY domain-containing protein has protein sequence MKKLTALFAVATLAATAGIAQARDLGPDEALKLRDAGTIQSFEKLNAAAIAKHPGSTVNETELEEEYGRYIYQVELRDPQGVQWDLELDATNGQILKDHQDD, from the coding sequence ATGAAAAAACTTACTGCCCTGTTCGCCGTCGCCACCCTCGCTGCCACTGCCGGTATCGCCCAGGCCCGTGACCTGGGACCGGACGAAGCCCTGAAGCTGCGCGACGCCGGCACCATCCAGTCGTTCGAGAAGCTCAACGCCGCCGCCATCGCCAAGCACCCCGGCTCCACCGTCAACGAGACCGAGCTGGAAGAGGAATACGGCCGCTACATCTACCAGGTGGAACTGCGTGATCCCCAGGGCGTGCAGTGGGACCTGGAGCTGGACGCCACCAATGGCCAGATCCTCAAGGATCACCAGGACGACTGA
- a CDS encoding DUF5329 domain-containing protein, which produces MASSGCLFIRNGSEYPATEARDHLQKKLDYLENKGLVDSSEDFIARAATESSMSGKPYKVRCNGQEQLSAEWLKAELARLRAARP; this is translated from the coding sequence GTGGCGTCGAGTGGCTGCCTGTTCATCCGCAACGGCAGTGAGTACCCGGCGACCGAAGCCCGCGATCATCTGCAGAAGAAGCTCGACTACCTGGAAAACAAGGGCCTGGTGGATTCCAGTGAGGACTTCATCGCCCGCGCCGCCACCGAGAGCAGCATGAGCGGCAAGCCGTACAAGGTGCGCTGCAACGGCCAGGAGCAGCTCTCCGCCGAATGGCTGAAGGCCGAACTGGCGCGCCTGCGCGCAGCCCGGCCCTGA
- a CDS encoding NnrS family protein, which produces MQLRDRKRELAIAPLWRLGFRPFFLAGALFALIAIALWLAALAGHFAVWQPVGGWLAWHRHEMPFGFGVAIIAGFLLTAVQNWTGRAGLSGRPLMVLAALWLAARLAWLLGAPLVMLVPLQAAFLPLLAFVIGRSLWQVRQRNNYPVVAVLLLLGSADALVLTGLALGDDGLQRQGVLAAMWLIAALMGLIGGRVIPFFTQRGLSLTQQVKALPWLDRATLGCALLVAVLTASGLALKASPWVALPFACLALGNAVRLGRWYDAGIWRVPLLWSLHLAFAWLVVAPFGQALWHLGLLGNPSLPLHALAVGAMGGLILAMLARVSLGHTGRPLSPPKAMGVAFALVNCGAVARVFLPGLLPNLALPLAGICWLAAFALFLAHYAPMFCRARVDGQPG; this is translated from the coding sequence ATGCAGTTGCGTGACCGTAAACGGGAACTGGCCATCGCGCCGCTCTGGCGCCTTGGCTTCCGCCCCTTCTTCCTCGCCGGCGCGCTCTTCGCGCTGATCGCCATCGCGCTTTGGCTCGCCGCGCTCGCCGGCCATTTTGCCGTCTGGCAACCCGTGGGTGGCTGGCTGGCCTGGCATCGCCATGAAATGCCCTTCGGTTTCGGCGTCGCCATCATCGCCGGCTTCCTGCTCACCGCCGTGCAGAACTGGACGGGCAGGGCGGGGCTCTCCGGGCGCCCGCTGATGGTGCTCGCCGCACTCTGGCTCGCCGCGCGCCTGGCGTGGTTGCTGGGCGCACCGCTGGTCATGCTGGTCCCCTTGCAAGCCGCTTTCTTGCCTCTGCTGGCCTTCGTTATCGGCCGCAGCCTGTGGCAGGTGCGCCAGCGCAACAACTACCCGGTGGTGGCCGTATTGCTCCTGCTCGGCAGCGCCGATGCCCTGGTATTGACCGGCCTGGCGCTGGGCGACGACGGCCTGCAGCGCCAGGGCGTGCTCGCGGCGATGTGGCTGATTGCGGCGCTGATGGGCCTGATCGGCGGGCGGGTGATTCCCTTCTTTACCCAGCGTGGCCTGAGCCTCACCCAGCAGGTGAAAGCGCTGCCATGGCTGGATCGCGCCACCCTCGGGTGCGCCCTGTTGGTGGCGGTGCTGACCGCCTCGGGCCTGGCGCTGAAGGCCAGCCCCTGGGTGGCGCTGCCGTTCGCCTGCCTGGCACTGGGCAATGCCGTGCGCCTGGGGCGCTGGTATGACGCGGGCATCTGGCGCGTACCGCTGCTCTGGTCGCTGCACCTGGCCTTCGCCTGGCTGGTGGTCGCACCGTTCGGGCAGGCGCTGTGGCACCTGGGACTGCTGGGCAACCCGAGCCTGCCGCTGCACGCGCTGGCGGTGGGGGCGATGGGAGGGCTGATTCTGGCGATGCTGGCTCGCGTCAGCCTCGGCCATACCGGTCGGCCGCTGTCCCCGCCGAAGGCGATGGGCGTCGCCTTCGCTTTGGTCAACTGCGGTGCGGTGGCGCGGGTCTTCCTGCCGGGGCTGCTGCCGAACCTGGCATTGCCCCTGGCCGGTATCTGCTGGCTGGCCGCCTTCGCGCTGTTCCTGGCGCACTATGCGCCGATGTTCTGCCGCGCGCGGGTGGACGGCCAGCCGGGTTGA
- the norR gene encoding nitric oxide reductase transcriptional regulator NorR translates to MTTPSLLQTLIPLVTDLSRDLPERERYRRLLGALRDLLPCDATALLQLDGEQLVPLAVDGLSADTLGRRFKVTEHPRLQALLENRGPTRFPADCDLPDPYDGLVEGHLEHLEVHDCLGCPLFLDDRPWGLLTLDALNPSRFSSEDLQTLEHFASLAAATVKAAERMHGLERLAADEQQRAEVYRQAAGQVRPQEMIGQSPAHKALVEEIAVVGGSELTVLISGETGVGKELVAQAIHAKSPRSNQPLISLNCAALPDTLVESELFGHVRGAFSGAVGDRRGKFELADGGSLFLDEVGELPLAIQAKLLRVLQSGQLQRVGSDREHRVNVRVIAATNRDLAEEVRHGRFRADLYHRLSVYPMRVPPLRDRGRDVLLLAGFFLENNRAQLGLRSLRLSQDAQAALLGYDWPGNVRELEHLIGRAGLKARVSQPDRPRILTLTAADLALPSSGTPAQMNETVVEELPAAVGDLRAAVDVYQQRLVTAALERNEGNWAAAARELGLDRANLLRLAKRLGIK, encoded by the coding sequence ATGACAACTCCATCCTTGCTGCAGACGCTCATCCCCCTGGTGACCGACCTTTCTCGCGACCTGCCGGAGCGTGAGCGCTACCGCCGCCTTCTCGGCGCATTGCGCGACCTGTTGCCCTGCGACGCCACCGCCCTGCTGCAGCTCGATGGCGAACAGCTGGTGCCGCTCGCAGTGGACGGGCTGAGCGCGGATACCTTGGGGCGGCGTTTCAAGGTCACCGAACACCCGCGCCTGCAGGCGCTGCTGGAGAATCGCGGGCCGACCCGCTTCCCCGCTGACTGCGATCTACCCGACCCTTATGACGGCCTGGTGGAGGGCCATCTGGAGCACCTGGAAGTACACGACTGTCTTGGCTGCCCGCTGTTCCTCGATGACCGCCCCTGGGGCCTGCTGACGCTGGACGCGCTGAACCCGTCGCGCTTCTCCAGCGAGGACCTGCAAACCCTGGAGCACTTCGCCAGCTTGGCAGCCGCCACGGTGAAAGCAGCCGAGCGTATGCACGGCCTGGAACGCCTCGCAGCGGACGAACAGCAGCGGGCGGAGGTCTATCGCCAGGCCGCCGGGCAGGTACGGCCGCAGGAAATGATCGGCCAGAGCCCCGCGCACAAGGCGCTGGTGGAGGAGATCGCCGTGGTAGGTGGCAGTGAGCTGACGGTGTTGATCAGCGGCGAAACGGGCGTCGGCAAGGAGTTGGTGGCCCAGGCGATCCACGCCAAGTCGCCACGCAGCAACCAGCCCCTCATCAGCCTCAACTGCGCGGCCCTGCCGGACACCCTGGTGGAGAGCGAGCTGTTCGGCCATGTACGTGGTGCCTTCTCCGGTGCGGTGGGCGACAGGCGCGGCAAGTTCGAGCTGGCCGACGGTGGCAGCCTGTTCCTCGACGAGGTCGGCGAGCTGCCCCTGGCGATCCAGGCGAAGCTGCTGCGGGTGTTACAGAGTGGCCAGTTGCAGCGGGTGGGATCGGATCGCGAGCATCGGGTGAACGTCCGGGTGATCGCCGCCACCAACCGCGACCTGGCCGAGGAAGTTCGCCATGGCCGCTTCCGCGCCGATCTCTATCACCGCCTCAGCGTCTACCCCATGCGTGTACCGCCGCTGCGTGATCGTGGCCGTGATGTGCTGCTGCTCGCCGGTTTCTTCCTGGAGAACAACCGCGCTCAACTGGGGCTGCGCAGCTTGCGCCTCAGTCAGGACGCCCAAGCCGCCCTCCTCGGCTACGACTGGCCGGGCAACGTACGGGAGCTGGAACACCTGATCGGGCGGGCGGGACTCAAGGCGCGGGTGTCGCAGCCGGATCGGCCACGCATCCTCACCCTGACGGCAGCGGACCTGGCATTACCGAGCTCGGGAACACCTGCGCAGATGAACGAGACGGTCGTCGAAGAGCTGCCAGCCGCTGTCGGCGATCTACGCGCGGCGGTGGATGTCTATCAGCAGCGACTGGTGACCGCAGCGCTGGAGCGCAACGAAGGCAACTGGGCCGCAGCCGCTCGGGAGCTGGGACTGGATCGCGCCAACCTGCTGCGCCTGGCCAAGCGCCTGGGCATCAAGTGA
- a CDS encoding tyrosine-type recombinase/integrase — protein MALTDTAARQAKPKDKAYTIPDSLGLSLYVAPTGVKSWHFRFTWLNKQARISLGVYPDVGLKEARQRRDEARESVAAGKDPRAVRKQERASLVKENDRTFRTIYEEWLAFRQGEGSRNKKGKLSPGTLKGIRIAMENDVLPSLGSSSIKAISRSDVIAIIRRIERRDAITSSVKTRQWMGQVFRYAIAIGALDADPTAEMHEVTEKTGAYKHRAFVDASELPAVMWAIRNARLSITARSALMLMIYTACRPGEARMAQWADFDLDQATWTIPADRMKMRRDHVVPLPAQAVDLVKGMRALSQDGVYVFPAPGAARNLSVRIMRQTPWPPPGCAGSNRPMVSATCSQPR, from the coding sequence GTGGCACTCACTGACACAGCGGCTCGCCAGGCGAAGCCGAAGGACAAGGCATACACCATCCCAGACAGTCTGGGGCTATCACTCTACGTCGCACCGACTGGCGTGAAGAGCTGGCATTTCAGGTTCACCTGGCTCAACAAGCAGGCCCGCATATCCCTGGGCGTCTACCCTGACGTTGGCCTGAAGGAAGCCCGCCAGCGCCGCGACGAGGCCAGGGAGTCAGTGGCTGCCGGCAAAGACCCGAGGGCTGTGCGAAAGCAGGAAAGGGCCTCTCTGGTGAAGGAGAATGACCGAACGTTCCGCACGATCTATGAGGAGTGGCTGGCCTTTCGCCAGGGCGAGGGATCGCGGAACAAGAAGGGGAAGCTGTCACCTGGCACCCTGAAGGGCATCAGGATCGCGATGGAGAACGACGTGCTCCCATCGCTCGGCTCCAGCAGCATAAAGGCGATCAGCAGGTCGGACGTGATCGCCATCATCCGGCGCATCGAGAGGCGAGACGCAATCACCTCATCGGTGAAGACGCGCCAGTGGATGGGCCAGGTGTTCCGCTATGCCATCGCGATCGGGGCCCTGGACGCAGATCCTACGGCTGAGATGCACGAGGTCACAGAGAAGACCGGAGCCTACAAGCACCGGGCGTTCGTTGATGCATCTGAGCTGCCGGCAGTCATGTGGGCCATCAGGAATGCCAGGCTTTCGATCACGGCGCGGTCAGCCCTGATGCTCATGATCTACACGGCATGCCGCCCTGGCGAAGCGCGGATGGCGCAATGGGCCGACTTCGATCTCGACCAGGCGACATGGACGATACCGGCGGACAGGATGAAGATGCGGCGCGACCATGTGGTCCCACTCCCTGCGCAAGCTGTCGACCTTGTGAAAGGCATGCGAGCTCTGTCACAGGACGGGGTCTACGTGTTCCCGGCGCCTGGAGCAGCCAGAAACCTCTCGGTCCGAATTATGCGACAGACGCCATGGCCGCCGCCGGGCTGCGCGGGAAGCAATCGCCCCATGGTTTCCGCCACATGTTCTCAACCGAGATGA
- a CDS encoding DUF1353 domain-containing protein, with protein MTFPFFDAPLDTRYDREASEALGADHWRILSPFRLMLSDRQWAAVPAGILTDGGSIPRVMHGVIPPWGKFGQAYVMHDQLCEYLSLTVDGRPSPIARVRCDGLLYVGMEVLGGTPEEIAAVQAGVDLFRNAARVTRPSNRALKRRLEAQWSA; from the coding sequence ATGACATTCCCTTTCTTCGATGCCCCGCTCGACACGCGGTACGATCGTGAAGCCAGCGAAGCGCTTGGCGCCGATCACTGGCGCATCCTGTCACCGTTCCGCCTGATGCTCAGCGACCGTCAATGGGCCGCTGTGCCTGCAGGAATTCTCACCGACGGCGGCAGCATCCCGCGGGTCATGCATGGTGTGATTCCTCCATGGGGAAAGTTCGGGCAGGCCTACGTGATGCACGACCAGCTGTGCGAGTACCTGTCGCTTACGGTCGATGGCCGGCCAAGTCCGATTGCCAGGGTCCGTTGTGACGGTCTGCTCTACGTCGGGATGGAGGTTCTTGGCGGGACGCCAGAAGAGATAGCGGCAGTTCAGGCAGGTGTCGACCTGTTCAGGAATGCCGCCAGGGTGACGCGCCCGAGCAACCGGGCGCTGAAGCGTAGGCTTGAGGCTCAGTGGTCAGCCTGA
- a CDS encoding DUF7940 domain-containing protein, whose translation MKLVPYWRNAWKLVSVQLIALITVLGGLREASEYLQQLLPPELYLKVNAGLAVCALLARLIHQPKVTK comes from the coding sequence GTGAAGCTCGTCCCGTATTGGCGCAACGCCTGGAAGCTGGTCAGCGTCCAGCTGATCGCACTGATCACCGTCCTTGGCGGCCTGCGCGAGGCCTCGGAGTACCTGCAACAGCTTCTCCCTCCCGAGCTCTACCTCAAGGTTAATGCCGGCCTGGCCGTCTGCGCTCTGCTGGCCAGGCTTATCCACCAGCCGAAGGTGACGAAATGA
- the terL gene encoding phage terminase large subunit: protein MSTEPKVSLLVFFLIWAKRMRWEVPDIHVRALVWLEGKGSLAVLRCFRGFGKSTLLAIYNAWLYYRDPAFRILHQSESDPTAYKTSRDTQNVIRNHPLTRHLLPPNQGTVEQWWVEGAQDFRNASMFAKGILSNVTSARADECQNDDVEVPRNIGTPEAREKLRYRLGEQTHILVPGGSKLFIGTPHTHDSLYDEVESMGADCLTIRMFDQEHRIEAATQTAYDVPFVPEVVFAGIGKHSRLLIEGIDYLKTKTGIAFSSPPGVLVDCYAGQAWPKRFDAAELEKRRRETRTINEWDSQYQLHSKPVTEVRLNPERIRPYNLQPEVRTANGAVGMFLGSTQIVGAVAYWDCSLGKTKSDASAFSLVLTDQRGQLYWHACEGLVGELAEFDARDKIIGGQVMQVRDLVVKLQIPCVTVEVNGPGGFVPNILRQALKGTGCAVREEFSVRNKQERILDAFEPALSSQFLWAHVDVLRGPLWDQMRDFNPALRDQPDDYLDSGAGAIRQTPVRIGRIVGKPTEPRRDDWRPSAGVHEVQVDY from the coding sequence ATGTCCACTGAGCCGAAGGTCTCCCTGCTGGTCTTCTTCCTTATCTGGGCGAAGCGGATGCGCTGGGAGGTGCCGGACATCCACGTCCGCGCACTGGTATGGCTGGAGGGTAAGGGGAGCCTGGCCGTGCTCAGGTGCTTCCGTGGCTTCGGCAAGTCCACGCTGCTGGCGATCTACAATGCCTGGCTGTACTACCGCGACCCCGCCTTCCGCATCCTGCACCAGTCCGAATCAGACCCGACGGCGTACAAGACCAGCCGCGATACGCAGAACGTGATCAGGAATCACCCACTCACCCGCCACCTGCTGCCGCCCAACCAGGGCACCGTCGAACAGTGGTGGGTGGAAGGTGCGCAGGACTTCCGGAACGCCTCGATGTTCGCCAAGGGCATCCTCTCGAACGTCACGTCGGCCCGGGCGGACGAGTGCCAGAACGACGACGTAGAGGTTCCACGCAACATCGGCACGCCCGAGGCGCGCGAGAAGCTGCGCTACCGCCTGGGCGAGCAGACCCACATTCTGGTGCCTGGCGGATCGAAGCTCTTCATCGGAACCCCGCACACCCACGACAGCCTGTACGATGAGGTCGAGAGCATGGGCGCCGACTGCCTGACCATCCGCATGTTCGATCAGGAGCACCGCATTGAAGCGGCTACCCAGACGGCATACGACGTACCGTTCGTGCCCGAGGTGGTTTTCGCCGGCATCGGCAAGCATTCCCGCCTGCTGATTGAGGGCATCGACTACCTGAAGACCAAGACCGGTATTGCCTTCTCGTCGCCGCCCGGCGTGCTGGTGGACTGCTACGCCGGCCAGGCTTGGCCGAAGCGGTTCGACGCCGCAGAACTGGAGAAGCGCCGGCGCGAGACGCGGACGATCAACGAGTGGGACAGCCAGTACCAGTTGCACAGCAAGCCGGTCACAGAGGTTCGCCTCAACCCGGAGCGGATCAGGCCCTACAACCTGCAGCCCGAGGTCCGCACGGCCAACGGCGCGGTCGGCATGTTCCTCGGCAGCACGCAGATTGTCGGCGCGGTGGCGTACTGGGACTGTTCGCTGGGCAAGACCAAATCAGACGCCTCGGCATTCTCCCTGGTCCTTACCGACCAGCGCGGCCAGCTCTACTGGCACGCCTGCGAGGGATTGGTCGGCGAGCTCGCGGAGTTCGATGCGCGCGACAAGATCATCGGCGGCCAGGTCATGCAGGTGCGCGACCTGGTGGTCAAGCTGCAGATCCCATGCGTCACGGTCGAGGTGAACGGCCCGGGCGGATTCGTCCCGAACATCCTGCGCCAGGCACTCAAGGGGACGGGCTGCGCAGTGCGCGAGGAGTTCAGCGTGCGCAACAAGCAGGAACGAATCCTTGACGCCTTCGAGCCGGCGCTGTCCTCCCAGTTCCTCTGGGCCCACGTCGACGTGCTGCGTGGCCCGCTCTGGGATCAGATGCGCGACTTCAACCCAGCACTCCGTGATCAGCCCGACGACTACCTCGACTCAGGCGCCGGCGCAATCCGGCAAACCCCTGTCCGCATCGGGCGAATAGTCGGGAAACCGACCGAGCCAAGGCGAGACGATTGGCGCCCAAGCGCGGGCGTGCACGAGGTGCAAGTCGACTACTGA